Within the Dolichospermum compactum NIES-806 genome, the region TTGTCTATAACCTCAACTTATATCTTGTTATCAAACTAACTGATTAAGCAAAGGCCGCTTTCTTTAAAACATCCACCTTATCAGTGTGTTCCCAAGGTAAATCCAAATCCGTTCTTCCCAAATGACCATAAGCCGCAACGTCCTGATAAAAACGTCCGCCTCTTTCACTTGGTAAGTTACGTAAATTGAACACATGGATAATTCCCGCTGGCCGGAGTTCAAAGTTATCCTTGACCAAATTCAACAGAATTTCATCATCAACCTTACCTGTACCAAAAGTATCAACAAAGATACTCACAGGACGCGCCACACCAATGGCGTAACTTAGCTGCACTTCACATTTTTCTGCTAAACCAGCCGCAACAATATTTTTTGCTGCATAACGAGCCGCATAAGCTGCGGAACGGTCTACTTTTGTGGGGTCTTTGCCAGAAAAAGCACCGCCACCATGTCGAGAATAACCACCGTAGGTATCAACAATAATTTTCCGTCCCGTTAAACCGGAATCTCCTTGTGGTCCACCAATCACAAACTTACCAGTGGGGTTAACCAAAAACTTTGTTGCCTCACTTGGTTTAACAGTAATATCACCAAATATAGGTTCTACTACTTCTGCCCACAGGTCAGCCTTAATCTTAGCCTGTACCCCAGCATCATCGCTAATATCCCCAATGGTAGCTGTATGTTGGGTGGAAATTAAGATGGTGTCAATACCCACAGGTTTGCCATCTTCATAAACCACAGTAACTTGGGTTTTACCGTCAGGACGCAAATAAGGAAGAATACCAGCCTTACGAACTCCTGCCAATCTTCGCGCAATGCGGTGCGCTAAACTGATAGGTAAGGGCATAAGTTCCGGTGTTTCGTTACAAGCGAAACCAAACATGATACCTTGATCACCAGCACCAATTTTATCGAATAGCTCTTCACTATCCTCAGTTCTGGCTTCTTTAGCAATATTCACACCTTGAGCAATATCCGCTGATTGTTCATCCAAGGCAATTAGAACACTGGCACTATCCGCAGAAAAGCCATTATCAGCGTCAGTATAGCCGATTTCCGCAATTTTTTTACGGGCAAGATTGACGTAATTAACATGAGCTTTAGTGGTAATTTCTCCAGTAATTAGCACCAAACCAGTATTAACTACAACTTCTGCTGCCACACGGCTATTAGGGTCTTCTGCTAATAGCGCGTCAATAATGGTATCCGAAATTTGATCACAAATTTTATCGGGATGACCTTCTGTAACTGACTCGGAAGTAAATAAATAGCGTCGAGACAAAGGAATTTCCTCCTGAAAGAATGTTTTCACTGATGAGATACATCAGTTACTAATTTCTGAAATCATAACAATATTTACAGTTTTTGGAATAAGTATCTTTTATCCCAGTGTTTAAAGGCTTATATGTATAACAAGAAGCACTCAGATCCCCGACTTCTTTGAGAAGTCGGGGATCTTGTTGTTGAGAGTATCTACCAGAAAAGTCCTCAGTAACCTGAGATTGGATCACCGTTACGGTTTTGGTAACTATAAAGGATACAATACTTCATATACACAGTATTGGTAATATCTTCACAAAATGATGGTGATGAAAAGAATTCTTATTTTAACCGCTAACCCTACTAACACAAAACCGTTGCGTGTAAGTGAGGAAGTGAGGGAAATCAAAAGTGCTTGGGAGCGATCGCTCAACCGTGAACAATTTACAATTATTGTAGAAGAGGCAGTCCGTCCTCAAGAACTTCGTCGTACCCTATTAGGTCATAAGCCAGATATTGTGCATTTCTCAGGACATGGTGGAGGAGAACAGGGTTTAGCTTTAATGACAGATAATGGAGAAGCCTTTTTAGTCAAAGTTGCTCCTTTAGCCAAATTGTTTAAAGCATTACAAGAAATCTTTTTTATTGATTGTGTTTTTCTCAATGCTTGTTATTCAGATGTACAAGCAGAAGGTATTTATCCTTATGTTAATTATGTCGTCGGAATGAATCAAAAAATTGGTGATCAAGCCGCTAAACAATTTGCTATTGGTTTCTACGATACTTTATTTGCAGGACAATCAATTAAAAGTGCTTTTTATTTAGGATGTAATGCGATTGAAATGGAACATATTCCAGAGCATTTAACTCCGATTTTGAGGACAAAAGATGCAACGACTAAAAAAGCTATTATTCAGGGTGTACCTGAGTCGAAATCTAAACCTATTCAACCAAGAGATATTAATATTCCTTTTGAAAATTTAGATGGCCAAGTCCCCCTAAATTCTCCTTTCTATGTTGAACGTCCTCCCATTGAAGCTACCTGTTACACTGCTATTGTAAAACCTGGGGCATTAATTAGGATTAAAGCACCTCGACAAATGGGGAAAACTTCATTAATGAGTAGGATTTTAGATCAAGGAGAAAAGCAAGGTTATCAAACAGGATTTATTAATTTATGGAGTCGAGAATTATTTAAAAATCTCGATAGTTTTTTAGAGTCTTTTTGTGCAAATGTCAGTTTAGAATTAGGGATTGAAGAAAAGATAGATCAATATTGGAAACCTCAACGTTATAGCAGTCAAACTAATTGTACAAATTATTTCCAATCCTATCTTTTAAAAGAATTGAAACAGCCTGTGATTCTAGGATTAGATGAGGTAGATAGAATCTTTCAATATAGTGAAATTGCTGATGAATTTTTCACTATGTTACGTTCATGGCATGAAAAAGGCAAAAATAATGAAACTTGGCAAAAACTGAGATTAGTTCTTTCCCATTCTCAAGAAGTTTATATTTCTTTGGATGTGAATAAATCTCCTTTTAATGTGGGTTTACCAATTGATTTAAATAAGTTTAGTTCAGCACAGGTTCAGGATTTAGTTAAACGACATGGATTGCAATGGTCAAATACAGAAATTAATCAATTAATGGGGATGATTGACGGTCATCCTTATTTGGTGAGAACAGCATTATATCATATTGCTAATAACGACTTAACTTTAAAGCAATTTTTAGAAATTGCCCCCACTGAAGAAGGATTATATGAAGATCATTTGTATCGTCATCTTTTGATTTTGGAAGAAAATCAAGAACTAAAATCAGCTATGTTAAAATTGGTTAATAGTGATGATGCCGTTACCTTAGAACCGATTTATGCTTTTAAATTAAAAAGCATGGGATTGGCAGAATCAAAAGGTAATAAGGTAATTCCACTATGTAATTTATATCGGCTTTATTTTGGCGATCGCTTGCAAGATTAATTGATGTCATTTAAAATATAACAAAGTAGATCCCTGACTTCTGACATTGGTTTATAATTGATTGACATCATCAAGGAAGAAGTCGGGGATCTTAACCTCCCCTAATTTAAGATTATGACTAAAATTTTCACCGCTTATATTGAATATGATGCCGATACCAAATTATATGTAGGAATTATTCCCGCTATTCGAGGAGTTCATACTCAAGGAGCGACTTTAGACGAATTACAACAGAATTTAAAAGAAGTCTTAGAATTATGTTTGGAAGAATCTCAAGAAGATTTAAGTCAATTACCTCAATTTATCGGTATTCAACAAATTGAGGTGGCTTCATGAGTCGCTTACCTATTGTTAACTATAAAACGCTGAATCAACTTTTAATAAAGTTGGGTTTTTCCGTAGTTAGACAAAAAGGAAGTCATGTCTTTTATCGTCATTCTGATGGAAGAACAACAACTGTACCTAATCATCAAGGGAGAGATTTAGCAAGACCACTGTTAAGAGAAATTTTAAAAGAAATTGAATTAACTGTTGATAATTTTAATGAACACTTACAAAATCTTTAATTTTGGTATTTTGCAAGGACATAAAAATGGAAAATATAGACTCAGTGAATTATGAATATCAAGTAGGTGGTTCGCTCCCAGCTTCTGCTCCTACTTATGTTACCAGAAAAGCCGATAATGAACTATATCAGGCTATAAAAAAGGGAGAATTTTGTTATGTTTTAAACTCCCGACAAATGGGTAAATCTTCTTTAAGAGTTCAAACAATGAAACGACTTAAAGAAGTAGATGGATTTGCTTGTGCTGCTATTGATTTAACTGATATTGGTTCAGCTAATATTACCCCTTTACAATGGTATGCAGGAATTATTAATGAATTAATTAATACCTTTGAATTAAATGAAAAATGTGATATAGATAGTTGGTGGGATAAATATGACCAAGAATCTTTATCTGCGGTAAATTTCTTTGGTAATTTTCTCCGAGATATTCTTTTAAAATATGTTGAGTCAAATATCGTTATTTTTATAGATGAAATTGATAGTATCATTAGTTTAAAGTTTAATGTTGATGATTTTTTCGCTTTGATTCGCTCTTTTTATAATCGTCGAGTTGATAATATTGAATATAATCGTCTGAGTTTTGTATTATTAGGTGTAGCGACTCCCAGTGATTTAATTCAAGATAAAACGCGGACTCCTTTTAATATTGGTTATGGGGTGGAATTAACAGGTTTTACATTTCCAGAATCTCAAGCATTAGCAAAGGGATTAAGTGTTAAAACCAATCAACCGGAAAAGTTATTAGAATTAATTTTAAATTGGACTGGAGGACAACCTTTTTTAACTCAAAAGGTCTGTAATTTAGTTTTAAATGATCCCCACCAACCCCCCTTGGAAAGTGGGGAGTATGCAGAATGGTTAGAGAATTTAATTAGAACTAATATTATTGAAAATTGGCAAGCAAAAGATGACCCGGAACATTTACGCACCATTGAAAGACGGATTTTAATTGATGAACAAATGGCAGGTGAATTATTAGATATTTATCAAAAGATTTATCAACAGGGAGAAGTAATTAGTCAGAATACTGGAGAGGAAGGAAAGTTACAGTTATCGGGTTTAGTTGTGAAAAGAAATAATCATTTACAAGTTTATAATCCCATTTATCGAGAAGTTTTTAATCAACAATGGATTGATAATCAATTAGCTGCATTACGTCCCTATTCTGAAGCGTTTAGGGCATGGTATAATTCAGGTTGTCAGGATAGTTCTTGGTTATTACGAGGAAATGCTTTAAAAACGGCAGAAGTATGGGCAGAATCTAAGAATGTAAGTTTTCAGGATAAACAATTTTTAGCAGCTTCTCGTAAGCAGGAAATTGAAGAAGAAATTATTGAAAAGGAAAAGGAAGCTGAGTTAAAAAGGGAAAGAAAGGAAAAAGAAGCAGCAGAAAGAACGAGAATTATTGAGGAAGAAGCTAGAAAAAAAGCAGAAAAACAATTAAAAACAGGAGGATTAGTTTTATCTATTAGTGTAGTTTTTGCTGTAGTTTTTGGAATAACTGCATTTATAGCAAAACAAAATATTGAAAAAATGGAACAAAATGTTTCTAAAATCAGAGAACTATCAGCAGTAGCTTCTCAACTTCAACAAACAGGACAAAATAATGAAGCTAATCAATTTTTAAATATTGCAGGTTTGGTTTTACAAGATAAAATCAAAAATCAAGAACTTAAAGAAGCTTTATTGGATAGTTCTTTAGTTTCAGGATATGAATCTTTAAAAACAGAGGAGAAAAAAAATACAGAACTAGAATCACAATATAATAAAGCTAAAGAAGATTTGAATAAAAGTTTTGAA harbors:
- a CDS encoding AAA-like domain-containing protein produces the protein MKRILILTANPTNTKPLRVSEEVREIKSAWERSLNREQFTIIVEEAVRPQELRRTLLGHKPDIVHFSGHGGGEQGLALMTDNGEAFLVKVAPLAKLFKALQEIFFIDCVFLNACYSDVQAEGIYPYVNYVVGMNQKIGDQAAKQFAIGFYDTLFAGQSIKSAFYLGCNAIEMEHIPEHLTPILRTKDATTKKAIIQGVPESKSKPIQPRDINIPFENLDGQVPLNSPFYVERPPIEATCYTAIVKPGALIRIKAPRQMGKTSLMSRILDQGEKQGYQTGFINLWSRELFKNLDSFLESFCANVSLELGIEEKIDQYWKPQRYSSQTNCTNYFQSYLLKELKQPVILGLDEVDRIFQYSEIADEFFTMLRSWHEKGKNNETWQKLRLVLSHSQEVYISLDVNKSPFNVGLPIDLNKFSSAQVQDLVKRHGLQWSNTEINQLMGMIDGHPYLVRTALYHIANNDLTLKQFLEIAPTEEGLYEDHLYRHLLILEENQELKSAMLKLVNSDDAVTLEPIYAFKLKSMGLAESKGNKVIPLCNLYRLYFGDRLQD
- a CDS encoding type II toxin-antitoxin system HicA family toxin is translated as MSRLPIVNYKTLNQLLIKLGFSVVRQKGSHVFYRHSDGRTTTVPNHQGRDLARPLLREILKEIELTVDNFNEHLQNL
- the metK gene encoding methionine adenosyltransferase gives rise to the protein MSRRYLFTSESVTEGHPDKICDQISDTIIDALLAEDPNSRVAAEVVVNTGLVLITGEITTKAHVNYVNLARKKIAEIGYTDADNGFSADSASVLIALDEQSADIAQGVNIAKEARTEDSEELFDKIGAGDQGIMFGFACNETPELMPLPISLAHRIARRLAGVRKAGILPYLRPDGKTQVTVVYEDGKPVGIDTILISTQHTATIGDISDDAGVQAKIKADLWAEVVEPIFGDITVKPSEATKFLVNPTGKFVIGGPQGDSGLTGRKIIVDTYGGYSRHGGGAFSGKDPTKVDRSAAYAARYAAKNIVAAGLAEKCEVQLSYAIGVARPVSIFVDTFGTGKVDDEILLNLVKDNFELRPAGIIHVFNLRNLPSERGGRFYQDVAAYGHLGRTDLDLPWEHTDKVDVLKKAAFA
- a CDS encoding AAA-like domain-containing protein — encoded protein: MENIDSVNYEYQVGGSLPASAPTYVTRKADNELYQAIKKGEFCYVLNSRQMGKSSLRVQTMKRLKEVDGFACAAIDLTDIGSANITPLQWYAGIINELINTFELNEKCDIDSWWDKYDQESLSAVNFFGNFLRDILLKYVESNIVIFIDEIDSIISLKFNVDDFFALIRSFYNRRVDNIEYNRLSFVLLGVATPSDLIQDKTRTPFNIGYGVELTGFTFPESQALAKGLSVKTNQPEKLLELILNWTGGQPFLTQKVCNLVLNDPHQPPLESGEYAEWLENLIRTNIIENWQAKDDPEHLRTIERRILIDEQMAGELLDIYQKIYQQGEVISQNTGEEGKLQLSGLVVKRNNHLQVYNPIYREVFNQQWIDNQLAALRPYSEAFRAWYNSGCQDSSWLLRGNALKTAEVWAESKNVSFQDKQFLAASRKQEIEEEIIEKEKEAELKRERKEKEAAERTRIIEEEARKKAEKQLKTGGLVLSISVVFAVVFGITAFIAKQNIEKMEQNVSKIRELSAVASQLQQTGQNNEANQFLNIAGLVLQDKIKNQELKEALLDSSLVSGYESLKTEEKKNTELESQYNKAKEDLNKSFEKLPKENNFDKNDSSYLATLVYIYYVKGKLGKSLNNYKIASDKYNLLKSQLKSSNTNLFKLDLNILYNGNADIVASLYRQLNDLDKSNTVYYESLKTHLLNELDYLMKENRWKDAALKHDQFLFISAKKEKELSLRDYDIKNFQCKDLKEVDKLWVTNSKGKFGYSVQKRIYLETGNSLDFDWEKGSIFHTTEYKSFAKRVGWDRNGVTFRIKVGGEWKSYGEVVLDERMDSFVNGSLPIDYGSTFLVRFVECSRSGFL
- a CDS encoding type II toxin-antitoxin system HicB family antitoxin; translation: MTKIFTAYIEYDADTKLYVGIIPAIRGVHTQGATLDELQQNLKEVLELCLEESQEDLSQLPQFIGIQQIEVAS